The genomic segment AATGCCCATTTGGCGGAGCAAGGAAACGAGCGCCTCGGCGTCGACACTGAGTTCCTGCGCTAACTCGATAACCCGCATTCTGTCGCTATTCCTCCACTACGCGTGCGACCGCACTGTCCAGCTCCTGAAGCAGCCGTGTCGCGAGCGATTCATCCGTCACCGCTACGGCCGCCACGGGAGCCTTCCCAATGGCAGCGCCCAACGTGGCTCGATCCCCCAGGATGACCTGGGGGATCGGGCGGTTGCTCAACTCCTTCCGTATTTTATCCAACTGGACACCCGAAGCGTCCCCTGCCATCAAAACCAACCGGGCCTCGCCTCGACGTATCGCCCGGCGGGTGGCATCCGTACCTGGAGCCACTGCACCGGCCCGTCGGGCCAGGCCCAGCAGTCGGAAGACCTCAGGCCTC from the Gemmatimonadota bacterium genome contains:
- a CDS encoding ribosomal L7Ae/L30e/S12e/Gadd45 family protein gives rise to the protein MKGKGRPEVFRLLGLARRAGAVAPGTDATRRAIRRGEARLVLMAGDASGVQLDKIRKELSNRPIPQVILGDRATLGAAIGKAPVAAVAVTDESLATRLLQELDSAVARVVEE